In Rhizobium leguminosarum, one genomic interval encodes:
- a CDS encoding IS5-like element ISRl2 family transposase, whose protein sequence is MGWTDFTRRQYARRTVRYASDLTDREWGLISPCLPGPRRLGRPRSTDLREVVNALLYIATTGCQWRMMPRDFPPFTTVQSYFYEWRATGLWGRINHHLVMEARDLEGREASPSAGVIDSQSVKTTESGGISGYDAGKKIKGRKRHIVVDTLGLMVGLMVHSADIQDRDGAPAVLKTILKRWPWLRHIFADGGYAGPKLRGALQKIAAFTLQIVKRTDKAKGFEVLPRRWVVERTFAWLGRCRRLAKDWEKSVASAEAWVTIAHIRVLTRRLARYGYR, encoded by the coding sequence ATGGGCTGGACTGATTTCACCCGTCGGCAATATGCCCGACGCACAGTGCGGTATGCAAGCGATCTGACGGACCGGGAGTGGGGATTGATCTCGCCTTGCCTGCCTGGACCGAGGCGGTTGGGCAGGCCGCGCAGTACCGATCTTCGCGAGGTCGTGAATGCGTTGCTTTACATCGCCACGACGGGGTGCCAGTGGCGGATGATGCCCAGAGATTTTCCACCTTTTACAACTGTGCAGTCCTATTTCTATGAATGGCGAGCGACAGGGTTATGGGGTCGGATCAACCATCATCTTGTGATGGAGGCGCGTGACTTGGAAGGTCGGGAAGCCTCGCCGTCTGCGGGCGTGATCGACAGTCAAAGCGTGAAAACCACGGAAAGCGGCGGAATTTCGGGCTATGACGCGGGCAAGAAGATAAAGGGACGCAAGCGTCATATCGTCGTCGACACGCTCGGACTGATGGTCGGCCTCATGGTTCACAGCGCCGATATTCAGGATCGCGACGGCGCGCCTGCGGTTCTCAAAACCATTCTCAAGCGCTGGCCGTGGCTGAGACATATCTTCGCCGATGGTGGTTATGCCGGACCGAAGCTGAGGGGCGCACTGCAAAAGATCGCTGCGTTCACTCTCCAGATCGTCAAGCGGACCGACAAGGCCAAGGGCTTCGAGGTTCTGCCGCGTCGCTGGGTAGTGGAGCGCACCTTCGCATGGCTTGGCAGATGCCGACGATTGGCGAAGGATTGGGAAAAGTCCGTCGCCTCAGCCGAGGCCTGGGTCACTATCGCCCACATCCGGGTCCTGACACGACGCTTGGCAAGGTACGGATATCGTTGA
- the tnpB gene encoding IS66 family insertion sequence element accessory protein TnpB gives MRRGIDGLSALVEAAIKEAPGSGAIFGFRGKRAQRPTFCIRFSFCDDRLSMASPVRE, from the coding sequence ATGCGGCGTGGAATTGATGGACTGTCGGCGTTGGTCGAGGCGGCTATTAAGGAGGCGCCAGGTTCCGGCGCGATCTTCGGCTTCCGCGGAAAACGGGCCCAACGACCGACATTCTGCATACGGTTTTCGTTTTGCGACGATCGTCTATCCATGGCATCCCCTGTTCGGGAATAA
- the tnpA gene encoding IS66-like element accessory protein TnpA, giving the protein MADDGFVGRYEVVEPRRGNPRWPDDVKARIVAESLEPGVRVVDVARRHGVIANQLSDWRRQVREGILVLPFAATTTPSQHDGIEPAFVPLAIAAEPPEPVNRFSLPRVVPDGPQVQVLTLQIGSDVVMRVPNDVPVERVAALVRAIRGAS; this is encoded by the coding sequence ATGGCAGATGATGGATTTGTTGGTCGCTATGAGGTTGTTGAGCCGCGCCGCGGCAACCCGCGTTGGCCGGATGATGTGAAGGCTCGCATTGTAGCGGAAAGCCTTGAGCCTGGTGTGCGCGTAGTGGATGTCGCGCGCCGTCACGGTGTTATAGCAAACCAGCTTTCCGATTGGCGACGTCAAGTGCGCGAGGGCATTCTGGTGCTGCCGTTTGCGGCGACAACGACGCCGTCGCAGCACGATGGCATCGAGCCGGCATTCGTGCCTCTGGCAATCGCTGCGGAGCCGCCTGAGCCTGTCAATCGTTTTTCGCTGCCGAGAGTGGTCCCCGACGGGCCGCAGGTGCAGGTTTTGACGTTGCAGATTGGATCAGACGTTGTGATGCGGGTTCCGAACGATGTGCCTGTTGAACGGGTCGCTGCTCTGGTTCGCGCTATCCGAGGAGCGTCATGA
- the tnpA gene encoding IS66-like element accessory protein TnpA, which produces MSGTERRRRWSDEAKLRILTEADQPGVRIGDVARRHDIHPGQIRLWRQSFSYVGRPAMFLPVEITEEVSATQAPDTPPTPAVIEISLRNGRCLRVPADVELRMLGSLIACVEAA; this is translated from the coding sequence ATGTCCGGCACTGAGCGTAGGCGGCGCTGGTCGGATGAGGCGAAACTGAGGATATTGACAGAAGCGGATCAACCTGGTGTTCGCATTGGTGATGTGGCTCGCCGGCATGACATTCATCCTGGCCAGATCCGTTTGTGGCGGCAGTCCTTCAGCTATGTCGGTCGACCAGCGATGTTCCTTCCGGTGGAAATCACCGAGGAGGTGAGCGCTACCCAGGCACCTGACACGCCACCGACGCCAGCGGTCATCGAGATCTCGCTACGAAACGGTCGGTGCTTGAGGGTTCCGGCTGACGTGGAGCTAAGGATGCTCGGGTCGTTGATCGCTTGCGTGGAGGCGGCATGA
- a CDS encoding IS5 family transposase, translated as MPYKHNADRRHHIGKMKFRVTNWREYEAGLRQRGSLTLWVTPEALIGWRAPRRKTRGGQARYSDLAIETALTLGCVFGMRLRQTEGLLHSLLTLMGLKVPVPDHTTLSRRAQKWEPSARRNRPLPNGPLHVLVDSTGLKVYGAGQWLEEKHGVKSRRNWRKLHLAVDADSGEIIAHRLTDQNTDDPSQVAPLLDQVDGEIDQFTADGAYDGKPTYQAILQHSCTATIVIPPRVTAVACCDTGPPGQREKHIAAIASDGRLKWQAVTGYGKRALIETAIGRYKAQIGRRLRARSFAAQQTEAAIGCIALNRMLAGGRPESLRHQVRQA; from the coding sequence ATGCCGTACAAACACAACGCAGATCGTCGTCACCATATCGGAAAGATGAAATTCAGGGTGACGAATTGGCGGGAATACGAAGCAGGTCTGCGTCAGCGTGGTAGCCTGACATTATGGGTAACGCCGGAGGCGCTAATCGGGTGGCGCGCTCCCCGACGCAAGACCCGGGGCGGCCAAGCCCGGTATTCCGATCTCGCAATCGAAACGGCCCTGACGCTGGGTTGCGTTTTCGGAATGCGGCTGCGCCAGACCGAGGGATTGCTACACTCGCTGCTTACTCTCATGGGGCTGAAAGTCCCTGTTCCGGATCATACGACGCTGAGCCGCAGGGCGCAGAAGTGGGAGCCATCAGCCCGACGAAACCGGCCGCTGCCGAACGGCCCGCTGCATGTGCTTGTCGACAGCACGGGATTGAAAGTGTACGGCGCCGGACAATGGCTGGAGGAGAAGCATGGTGTGAAGTCGCGACGGAACTGGCGCAAGCTTCACCTGGCAGTGGATGCCGACAGTGGCGAAATCATTGCTCATAGGCTGACAGACCAGAACACGGATGATCCTTCCCAGGTGGCGCCATTGCTCGATCAGGTCGACGGCGAGATCGACCAGTTCACAGCCGACGGGGCCTATGACGGCAAACCAACCTATCAGGCGATCCTGCAGCATAGCTGCACCGCGACCATCGTCATTCCACCTCGTGTCACGGCAGTGGCATGCTGTGATACCGGACCGCCTGGTCAGCGGGAGAAGCACATTGCCGCGATCGCAAGCGACGGTCGGCTGAAATGGCAGGCTGTTACCGGCTATGGTAAACGGGCTCTGATCGAAACCGCCATCGGGCGGTACAAGGCACAGATCGGACGACGCTTGCGGGCTCGCTCTTTCGCCGCTCAGCAGACCGAAGCGGCCATCGGTTGCATCGCTCTCAACCGCATGCTGGCGGGTGGACGCCCGGAGTCTCTCCGGCATCAAGTCAGGCAGGCATAA
- a CDS encoding response regulator transcription factor, producing MRNKKILIIDDDRETCDGAAAYFRSEGCRTEVATNAKMGLMHHSRLKPDLVILDVGLPDGDGFDVLTEIKRRGGNTLVIMLTGRIRPDQQLQGLNCGVDDYITKPCDWPLLVARSKAVINRASERAAFRIIRLGRLTIDSYARTVSVDQPAGPQDVDLTPTEFKLMEHMARFPRRAFGRAELIDACCQEVPLERTIDSHMKNLRSKLKNAGADNMLVSIRGFGYRLDNTID from the coding sequence ATGCGTAATAAAAAGATCCTCATAATCGATGACGATCGGGAAACTTGCGATGGAGCGGCTGCTTACTTTCGGAGCGAGGGTTGCCGAACAGAGGTTGCTACCAACGCAAAAATGGGCCTCATGCACCATTCGAGGTTGAAACCCGATCTGGTCATTCTCGACGTCGGACTCCCAGACGGGGACGGCTTCGATGTATTGACTGAAATAAAGCGTCGCGGCGGTAATACGCTGGTGATTATGCTCACGGGGCGGATCCGGCCTGATCAACAACTACAGGGCTTAAATTGCGGAGTAGATGATTACATTACGAAGCCATGCGATTGGCCATTGCTGGTAGCGCGTTCCAAGGCGGTAATAAACAGGGCCAGTGAACGCGCTGCCTTTCGGATAATCCGCCTTGGAAGATTGACCATCGACAGTTACGCACGAACCGTATCGGTTGATCAACCAGCTGGACCACAAGACGTGGACCTGACTCCAACGGAGTTCAAGCTTATGGAACATATGGCTCGTTTCCCCCGCCGCGCGTTTGGGCGCGCTGAGCTGATTGACGCTTGTTGCCAAGAGGTGCCGCTGGAACGGACCATTGATTCTCACATGAAGAATCTGAGATCAAAACTAAAGAACGCAGGCGCTGACAATATGTTGGTCAGCATCCGGGGATTTGGATACCGATTGGACAACACAATTGACTAA
- a CDS encoding IS256 family transposase, protein MTNDMMNVRSLVEKSADADLLREMIGFAAERLMELEVGSATGADFGEKNPMRLAQRNGYRDRDWETRAGTVELRIPKLRKGSYFPSFLEPRRMAEKALTAVIQKAYIQGISTRSVDDLVKAMGMSGISKSQVSRLCEEIDVKVKAFLDRPIEGEWPYVWVDATYLKVRRGGRIVSVAVIIAVGVNSDGRREVLGMEVGTSEAEPIWTEFLRRLTRRGLRGVKLVVSDAHEGLKAAVTKVLNATWQRCRVHFMRNVLAHAGKSGRRVVSAFIATAFAQETPEAASAQWRSVADQIRPKVPKLATILDDAEEDVLAYMTFPKEHRAKLHSTNPIERLNGEIKRRTEVVGIFPNDEAIVRLVGALLLEQNDEWAVQRARYMTLETMAQMSDDPQISLPAVAR, encoded by the coding sequence ATGACCAATGACATGATGAACGTGCGCTCCCTCGTTGAGAAGAGCGCGGATGCAGATTTATTGCGTGAGATGATTGGCTTTGCCGCCGAGCGGCTGATGGAGTTGGAAGTCGGCTCGGCCACGGGTGCTGACTTCGGTGAGAAGAACCCGATGCGGCTCGCTCAACGCAATGGCTACCGTGACCGCGATTGGGAGACGCGCGCCGGAACCGTCGAGCTTCGCATTCCGAAGCTGCGCAAGGGCAGCTACTTCCCGAGCTTTCTCGAACCGCGTCGGATGGCGGAAAAGGCCCTGACGGCGGTTATCCAGAAAGCGTATATTCAAGGGATATCAACACGCTCTGTCGACGACTTGGTCAAGGCCATGGGCATGTCTGGCATCTCCAAAAGCCAGGTGAGCCGTCTATGCGAAGAGATCGACGTCAAGGTCAAAGCGTTCCTCGACAGGCCAATTGAAGGCGAGTGGCCGTATGTATGGGTGGATGCGACCTACCTCAAAGTCCGGCGCGGCGGCCGCATCGTTTCCGTTGCTGTTATCATCGCCGTCGGCGTCAACAGCGATGGTCGACGCGAGGTCCTGGGAATGGAAGTCGGCACGTCGGAAGCCGAGCCGATCTGGACGGAATTCCTGCGCAGGCTGACACGTCGAGGATTACGTGGTGTGAAGCTTGTTGTCTCCGATGCGCATGAAGGGCTCAAGGCCGCCGTCACCAAGGTTCTCAACGCCACCTGGCAACGGTGCCGGGTTCACTTCATGAGGAACGTACTGGCGCATGCTGGAAAGAGTGGCAGGCGGGTCGTCTCGGCCTTCATCGCCACCGCCTTTGCCCAGGAGACGCCGGAGGCCGCCAGCGCTCAATGGCGCAGCGTCGCTGATCAGATCAGACCGAAAGTGCCGAAGCTCGCCACCATCCTGGACGACGCTGAAGAGGACGTGCTCGCCTACATGACCTTCCCGAAAGAGCACCGGGCGAAGCTTCACTCAACGAATCCAATCGAACGTCTCAACGGCGAAATCAAGCGACGAACGGAGGTCGTCGGCATCTTTCCCAACGACGAAGCCATCGTCCGTCTCGTCGGTGCACTGCTGCTCGAACAGAATGATGAATGGGCCGTCCAACGCGCCAGGTACATGACGCTTGAGACCATGGCACAAATGAGCGATGATCCCCAAATCAGTCTGCCCGCTGTGGCACGCTGA
- the tnpC gene encoding IS66 family transposase: MSSRLDLSLFPDLPPEVVKAFAAMQFELSVERAARQHEQAVVAEKDAFIAELKELIEKLEGQVHDYRRTKFGPKSEKLDPAQMELALEDLETAIAETQARIAAVEKKIEASASNDPAKTPSRKERKARALPEHLPRVENVIEPESIVCPCGCGNMVRIGEDRTERLDRIPARYEVIVTIRPKYVCPKGRTGVVQARAPAHLLEGSWPTEALLAEIAVSKHSEHMPLNRQAEVMARHGVPIDRTVLADWMGRTGAAIAPVVDHMAKRLLLGSTRLYVDETTAPVLDPGRGKTKTGYLWAVLRDDRGWNGSAASGVVFHYRPGRKGEYAAEILDGFNGTIQVDAYGGYSHLAASDRIGGAPLKLAFCWAHGRRKLIKATPKSGSPIVDEALVRIAALYKIEDSIRGSDPEHRRAVRQALSLPLVDEFFTWIAAQAARVSRKSDLGVALAYMLKRQDGFRLFLDDGCVDIDSNLVENAIRRPAMNRRNALFAGHDEGGRNWARFASLIGTCKMNGVEPYAYMCDLFTRLANGHLAKDIDDLMPWAYAARIKAAQ, encoded by the coding sequence ATGTCGTCGCGCCTTGATCTCAGCCTGTTTCCGGACCTTCCGCCAGAGGTTGTCAAAGCCTTTGCGGCGATGCAGTTCGAGTTGTCGGTCGAGCGCGCTGCACGTCAGCATGAGCAGGCGGTCGTTGCCGAAAAGGACGCGTTCATCGCCGAGCTGAAGGAACTGATCGAGAAGCTTGAGGGGCAGGTTCACGACTATCGGCGCACGAAGTTCGGTCCGAAGTCGGAAAAGCTCGATCCGGCGCAGATGGAACTGGCGCTGGAAGATCTTGAAACGGCGATTGCCGAAACACAGGCGCGGATCGCCGCCGTCGAGAAAAAGATCGAAGCCAGCGCCTCGAATGACCCCGCGAAAACCCCTTCTCGCAAGGAGCGCAAGGCTCGTGCACTGCCCGAACATCTGCCGCGGGTCGAGAATGTGATCGAGCCCGAGAGCATCGTTTGTCCCTGCGGTTGCGGCAACATGGTGCGGATCGGCGAGGATCGGACGGAACGACTCGACCGTATTCCGGCACGCTACGAGGTGATCGTCACGATCCGCCCGAAATACGTATGCCCCAAGGGTCGAACGGGCGTCGTCCAGGCCAGAGCGCCGGCACATCTGCTGGAAGGGAGCTGGCCGACCGAAGCCCTTCTGGCGGAGATTGCCGTCTCCAAGCATTCGGAACACATGCCGCTGAACCGTCAGGCCGAGGTCATGGCGCGACACGGTGTGCCGATCGACCGCACGGTCCTTGCCGATTGGATGGGGCGCACGGGTGCTGCGATCGCACCGGTGGTCGACCACATGGCCAAGCGGCTGCTTTTGGGCAGCACAAGGCTCTATGTCGACGAGACAACAGCTCCGGTACTGGATCCGGGGCGAGGCAAGACGAAGACCGGCTATCTCTGGGCCGTACTGCGCGACGACCGCGGCTGGAATGGCTCTGCTGCGTCAGGTGTGGTGTTCCATTATCGGCCCGGGCGTAAAGGAGAATATGCCGCTGAAATCCTCGACGGGTTCAACGGCACAATCCAGGTGGATGCCTACGGCGGTTACTCTCATCTCGCTGCGTCGGATCGTATCGGCGGCGCTCCGCTGAAGCTGGCTTTCTGTTGGGCGCACGGGCGCAGAAAGCTGATCAAGGCCACGCCAAAGAGCGGATCGCCCATCGTTGATGAGGCACTGGTTCGTATCGCCGCCCTCTACAAGATCGAAGACAGTATCCGAGGTTCAGATCCCGAACATCGCCGGGCAGTTCGACAGGCCCTGTCTCTGCCGCTGGTGGACGAGTTCTTCACCTGGATCGCGGCTCAGGCTGCGCGTGTATCACGCAAATCCGATCTCGGCGTCGCCCTGGCGTATATGCTGAAACGGCAAGATGGCTTTCGGCTGTTCCTTGATGACGGATGCGTCGATATCGATTCCAACCTGGTGGAAAATGCCATCCGTCGCCCGGCCATGAACCGCCGCAATGCGCTCTTTGCAGGCCATGATGAAGGCGGACGTAACTGGGCCCGGTTCGCCAGCCTGATTGGCACATGCAAAATGAACGGCGTGGAGCCCTACGCCTATATGTGTGATCTCTTTACACGTCTCGCCAATGGCCACCTTGCCAAAGACATCGACGATCTGATGCCGTGGGCCTATGCCGCTCGCATCAAGGCCGCACAATGA
- a CDS encoding IS4/Tn5 family transposase DNA-binding protein, with protein MNEDMGAGEAGWLADEIISSGLPDKRLARRMHRLLDQMTSAPGHPIPAACGDWAATKAAYRFFDNPRVTEHGVLAGHFAATVRRCADSEGPILIVQDTTEFTYSRTRLGKIGFTKTINAGAYKAGRSYPVTLCGMLMHSSLALTLEGTPLGLTAAKFWTRTKYKGTWTALVRG; from the coding sequence ATGAACGAGGATATGGGAGCTGGCGAAGCGGGCTGGCTTGCCGATGAGATCATTTCATCAGGTCTGCCAGACAAACGCCTGGCGCGCCGGATGCACCGACTTCTTGACCAGATGACGTCAGCACCTGGTCACCCTATCCCGGCGGCGTGTGGCGACTGGGCTGCGACGAAAGCGGCCTACCGGTTCTTTGACAATCCACGGGTTACAGAGCACGGCGTGCTGGCTGGCCATTTCGCTGCGACCGTCAGGCGCTGCGCAGACAGTGAAGGTCCGATCCTGATCGTGCAGGACACCACAGAGTTCACTTACAGCCGTACGCGGCTGGGCAAGATCGGCTTCACCAAGACCATTAACGCCGGGGCTTATAAGGCAGGGCGATCCTACCCGGTAACGTTGTGTGGAATGTTGATGCATTCGAGCCTGGCGTTAACTCTGGAAGGCACGCCGCTTGGGCTGACTGCAGCGAAATTCTGGACGCGTACGAAGTACAAGGGAACCTGGACAGCGTTGGTGCGTGGATAG
- the tnpB gene encoding IS66 family insertion sequence element accessory protein TnpB (TnpB, as the term is used for proteins encoded by IS66 family insertion elements, is considered an accessory protein, since TnpC, encoded by a neighboring gene, is a DDE family transposase.), producing the protein MIVAGQRLPILIATRPVDFRCGHQALALMVQTELKLDPHSGVTVIFRSKRGDRLKILVWDGSGMVLIYKILEHGSFAWPKVQDGTMRLSRGQYEALFEGLDWRRVMARRVAAPSAAG; encoded by the coding sequence ATGATCGTCGCCGGCCAACGATTGCCGATCCTGATCGCGACGCGGCCGGTTGACTTCCGCTGTGGGCATCAGGCCTTGGCTCTGATGGTGCAGACCGAATTGAAGCTGGACCCGCATTCCGGGGTGACGGTGATCTTCCGGTCCAAGCGCGGGGACCGCCTGAAAATCCTGGTGTGGGATGGCAGCGGAATGGTCCTGATTTATAAAATTCTTGAACATGGAAGCTTTGCCTGGCCCAAGGTTCAGGATGGGACGATGCGTCTTTCCAGGGGTCAATATGAGGCTTTGTTCGAAGGTCTTGATTGGCGACGAGTGATGGCACGACGGGTGGCCGCGCCGTCGGCGGCAGGATGA
- the ltrA gene encoding group II intron reverse transcriptase/maturase yields the protein MKVQYGEEVANHSDPESCGAHREVCVEALTGETGRPAIEPRNDSFGMPTLLSEAEGNTVHGVNRKPCPDPARSETLCMPGSLSYGSSEISSVSSANGLDGTGKVVDHNPVIHADEKSDTPIVPQKLPNKGDDPAEAMEGRGVIGGNVFETPACRTQSRIKHASMGIEGVREAARRDPKLRFTALMHHITPTLLVESFHALRKQAASGVDGVTWYDYEMILEGRVHELHREIQSGAYRAQPSRRVYIPKNDGRLRPLGIAALEEKVVQMAVSTVLNAIYEQDFLGFSYGFRQGRGQHDALDALWVGIDKRKINWILDADIRSFYDEIDHEWMVRFLSHRVGDRRLIRLIHKWLKAGTIEDGRRVASTRGTPQGSVISPVLSNIYLHYALDLWVQQWRTRNAKGDVIIVRYADDSVIGFQYEGEAQRFLQALRERLAQFGLQLHPDKTRLIRFGRYAARQCRERGIRKPETFDFLGFTHCCGRRRNDGGFKIVRLTIKKRMRTTLTTIRETLMRRRHEPVAVVGRWLRQVLQGYLNYHAVPDNLRRLGGFRWEVGRAWRHALMRRSQRNRMSWDRFQRLLRKYLPPCRLLHPHPDARFTVTTSDRSRMR from the coding sequence ATGAAAGTTCAATACGGAGAAGAAGTGGCGAATCACTCTGACCCCGAGTCATGCGGGGCACATCGCGAGGTGTGCGTCGAAGCGTTGACAGGGGAAACCGGCAGGCCGGCCATAGAGCCGCGAAATGATTCATTCGGGATGCCGACGCTGTTAAGCGAAGCGGAAGGCAACACGGTGCATGGCGTCAATCGCAAGCCATGCCCCGATCCCGCGCGGTCGGAGACCCTGTGCATGCCGGGAAGTCTTTCATACGGAAGCAGCGAGATCTCATCAGTGTCCAGTGCAAATGGACTGGACGGGACTGGGAAGGTCGTTGACCACAATCCAGTCATCCACGCTGATGAGAAGTCGGATACGCCCATAGTACCGCAGAAGTTGCCGAACAAGGGAGATGATCCTGCGGAGGCAATGGAGGGAAGGGGTGTAATCGGAGGGAACGTCTTTGAAACTCCAGCGTGCCGGACACAGAGCCGGATCAAACACGCTTCGATGGGTATCGAGGGCGTACGGGAAGCCGCCAGACGGGACCCGAAGTTGCGTTTCACGGCGCTGATGCACCACATCACTCCGACGCTATTGGTGGAGAGCTTCCATGCGCTCCGCAAGCAGGCGGCGAGCGGCGTGGATGGCGTGACGTGGTACGACTATGAGATGATACTCGAAGGGCGCGTGCACGAACTACACCGGGAGATTCAATCTGGTGCATATCGTGCACAACCGTCCCGACGGGTCTACATTCCGAAGAATGACGGAAGACTCCGTCCCCTCGGCATTGCAGCGTTGGAAGAAAAGGTCGTGCAAATGGCCGTATCCACGGTCCTGAACGCGATCTATGAGCAAGACTTCCTGGGCTTCTCATACGGGTTCCGACAAGGAAGGGGGCAGCATGACGCGCTGGACGCCTTGTGGGTTGGGATCGACAAGCGGAAGATCAACTGGATACTGGACGCGGATATTCGCTCGTTTTACGATGAAATCGATCACGAGTGGATGGTTCGTTTCCTGTCGCATCGAGTGGGTGACCGCCGGCTGATACGTCTGATCCACAAATGGCTGAAAGCGGGCACGATTGAGGATGGCCGCCGCGTCGCATCAACGCGAGGAACCCCTCAAGGCTCTGTAATTAGCCCCGTGCTATCGAATATCTACCTGCATTACGCATTGGATTTATGGGTCCAGCAATGGCGTACTCGAAATGCTAAAGGCGACGTGATCATTGTACGTTATGCCGATGACAGCGTGATTGGGTTCCAGTACGAAGGAGAGGCGCAGCGCTTCCTGCAAGCATTGCGGGAGCGTCTCGCACAATTTGGCTTGCAACTACACCCGGATAAGACGCGGCTAATACGCTTTGGGCGGTATGCTGCGCGACAATGCCGGGAGCGTGGTATCCGCAAGCCAGAAACCTTCGACTTTCTGGGGTTCACGCATTGCTGCGGCAGGCGTCGCAATGATGGAGGCTTCAAGATCGTCCGTTTGACGATCAAGAAGCGCATGCGCACGACGCTGACGACCATTCGGGAAACGCTCATGCGGCGACGCCATGAACCAGTGGCAGTGGTAGGTCGATGGCTACGGCAAGTGTTACAAGGGTATTTGAACTACCATGCGGTGCCAGACAATCTACGACGATTGGGAGGGTTCCGCTGGGAAGTTGGTCGCGCTTGGCGACACGCTTTAATGCGTCGAAGCCAGCGAAACCGCATGTCTTGGGATCGTTTCCAAAGACTGCTTCGCAAATACCTGCCACCATGTCGGCTGTTGCATCCGCATCCAGATGCTCGGTTCACCGTCACAACATCCGATAGGAGCCGTATGCGGTAG
- a CDS encoding HAMP domain-containing sensor histidine kinase, which yields MTKARTRNLQSMIFRAIRQILLCICAYCVGVSIVFIILETVETLGGFPENERWADAVRLSLMVAIGLVATAIAARHLGKNTATPMTKARTRNLQSMIFRAMSAQTLLCICAYYVGASIVFIILEKVETLGGFPENGIWEDAVLLCLVVTIGLIAAAIVAPHLGKNIASALPPIAAAAHSIAAGDYTVRVPLPPNSFEEIDALIVALNAMAERLEHLDADLRYRNSTIAHEFRTSSTALSLNLGALSDGVIQPSQDFCSRLLVHVRALYSMAGDLEDLSLSRADKLDLKIEEIDLSVEAETVTSSMEYGLVLARITLEKKFDRAVCLAEPVRMQQVLRELLNNCRRYARASTVTIHTWEDEDWAMISCYDTGPGLPAEVQHRAFDRNWRGSDSSARVPEGRGLGLAWVKTIVDAHHGKISTCRIQGGFNVTIKLPKRAFSDEQVRP from the coding sequence TTGACTAAAGCCCGTACTAGAAATTTACAAAGCATGATCTTTCGCGCGATAAGGCAGATCTTATTATGCATTTGCGCCTATTGCGTTGGCGTTTCAATCGTTTTCATAATATTAGAAACAGTGGAGACTTTAGGCGGTTTTCCCGAGAACGAGAGATGGGCAGACGCAGTTCGACTTAGTTTAATGGTTGCCATCGGCCTTGTGGCGACCGCTATTGCGGCCCGGCACCTGGGCAAAAATACCGCAACACCAATGACTAAAGCCCGTACTAGAAATTTACAAAGCATGATCTTTCGCGCGATGAGCGCGCAGACCTTATTATGCATTTGCGCCTATTACGTTGGCGCCTCAATCGTTTTCATAATATTAGAAAAAGTGGAGACTTTAGGCGGTTTTCCCGAGAACGGGATCTGGGAAGACGCGGTTCTACTTTGTTTAGTAGTTACCATCGGTCTTATAGCGGCCGCTATTGTGGCCCCGCACCTGGGCAAAAATATCGCGAGTGCTCTGCCACCCATTGCAGCTGCAGCCCATTCCATAGCCGCCGGTGACTATACAGTGCGTGTCCCGCTACCCCCCAACTCGTTCGAGGAAATCGATGCACTAATCGTCGCTCTTAACGCAATGGCTGAGCGCTTGGAGCATTTGGATGCAGACCTTAGGTACCGGAATTCAACGATTGCGCATGAATTCCGAACGTCCTCGACCGCGCTATCACTTAACTTGGGTGCGCTTTCGGATGGAGTGATACAGCCTAGCCAAGACTTCTGCTCACGCCTGCTTGTCCATGTCCGCGCTCTTTATTCTATGGCCGGAGATCTAGAAGATCTTAGTTTATCAAGGGCCGACAAGCTCGACCTTAAGATCGAAGAGATCGACCTGTCGGTGGAAGCTGAGACGGTCACCTCCTCGATGGAGTATGGTTTGGTTCTTGCCCGCATCACACTAGAGAAAAAATTCGATCGCGCTGTCTGCCTCGCCGAACCGGTGAGAATGCAGCAGGTGCTACGCGAGCTACTCAATAACTGCCGCCGCTACGCACGGGCGAGTACCGTTACCATCCACACCTGGGAGGACGAGGATTGGGCCATGATAAGTTGCTATGACACAGGCCCTGGGTTACCCGCCGAGGTGCAGCATAGAGCCTTCGACCGAAACTGGCGCGGCAGTGACTCATCAGCGCGCGTCCCTGAGGGTCGCGGCCTTGGCTTGGCATGGGTAAAGACGATAGTAGATGCGCATCACGGCAAAATCTCCACGTGTCGCATTCAGGGGGGCTTTAACGTCACTATCAAGCTGCCAAAGCGCGCCTTCAGCGATGAACAAGTCCGACCATAA